Proteins from one Pseudomonas bijieensis genomic window:
- the fabG gene encoding 3-oxoacyl-ACP reductase FabG — protein MTESVLVTGSSRGIGRAIALRLAEAGHDIVLHCRSGRAEAEAVQAEIQALGRQARVLQFDVSDRAACKATLEADVETHGAYYGVVLNAGLTRDGAFPALSEDDWDVVMRTNLDGFYNVLHPVMMPMIRRRAAGRIVCITSVSGLIGNRGQVNYSASKAGLIGAAKALAIELGKRKITVNCVAPGLIDTAMLDENVPVEELMKMIPAQRMGTAQEVAGAVNFLMSAEAGYITRQVLAVNGGLC, from the coding sequence ATGACTGAATCCGTACTGGTCACCGGCTCCAGCCGTGGCATCGGCCGCGCCATCGCCCTGCGCCTGGCCGAGGCCGGGCACGACATCGTGCTGCATTGCCGCAGCGGCCGCGCCGAGGCCGAAGCGGTCCAGGCAGAAATCCAGGCCCTGGGCCGCCAGGCGCGAGTACTGCAATTCGACGTGTCCGACCGCGCTGCCTGCAAAGCGACTCTCGAAGCCGACGTCGAAACCCACGGCGCCTATTACGGCGTGGTGCTCAATGCCGGCCTGACCCGCGATGGCGCCTTCCCGGCCCTGAGCGAAGACGACTGGGATGTGGTGATGCGCACCAACCTCGACGGTTTCTACAACGTGCTGCACCCGGTGATGATGCCGATGATCCGGCGTCGCGCCGCCGGGCGGATCGTCTGCATCACCTCGGTCTCCGGGCTGATCGGTAATCGCGGGCAGGTCAACTACAGTGCTTCGAAGGCCGGTTTGATCGGTGCGGCGAAGGCGTTGGCAATCGAGCTGGGCAAGCGCAAGATCACCGTCAATTGCGTCGCGCCCGGCCTGATCGACACCGCCATGCTCGATGAAAACGTACCCGTGGAAGAACTGATGAAAATGATCCCCGCCCAGCGCATGGGCACTGCGCAAGAAGTGGCGGGTGCGGTGAATTTCCTGATGTCCGCCGAAGCCGGCTACATCACCCGGCAAGTCCTGGCCGTCAACGGAGGCTTGTGCTGA
- a CDS encoding NAD(P)/FAD-dependent oxidoreductase encodes MPIVEMERRQVVVIGAGPSGAIAAALLKRKGHDVLVIERQHFPRFSIGESLLSHCLDFVEEAGMLDAVNAAGFQRKNGAAFAWGERYSAFDFGDTFSNGKPTTFQVQRADFDKLLADQAALQGVEIRYGQAIACADFTLAKPQLGVQREDGSEYRVEADFVLDASGYGRVLPRLLDLEAPSNFPVRQAVFTHIEDRIDAATFDREKILITTHPSKRDVWFWTIPFSGGRCSVGVVAAAEHFAGRTDDLDACLRGFIDETPSLAGVLRNAVWDTPARTIGGYSANVKTLHGPGFALLGNAAEFLDPVFSSGVTIAMRSASMAADVLHRQLQGQSVDWQSEFAEPLKRGVDTFRCYVEGWYAGTFQDVIFYTEGSDDIRRMISSILAGYAWDQRNPFVSEPKRRLRMLSEICASPAP; translated from the coding sequence GTGCCAATAGTTGAAATGGAACGTCGGCAGGTCGTCGTCATCGGCGCAGGCCCTTCCGGCGCTATCGCGGCGGCGCTGCTCAAGCGCAAGGGCCACGATGTGCTGGTCATCGAGCGCCAGCATTTCCCCCGGTTCTCCATCGGCGAGAGCCTGTTGTCCCATTGCCTGGATTTCGTCGAAGAAGCCGGCATGCTCGACGCGGTGAATGCCGCTGGATTCCAGCGCAAGAACGGCGCCGCGTTCGCCTGGGGTGAGCGCTACAGCGCCTTCGATTTCGGCGACACCTTCAGCAACGGCAAGCCCACGACCTTCCAGGTGCAACGCGCCGACTTCGACAAACTGCTGGCCGACCAGGCTGCGCTGCAAGGCGTGGAGATCCGCTACGGCCAAGCCATTGCCTGCGCCGATTTCACTCTCGCCAAGCCGCAACTGGGCGTGCAGCGCGAAGACGGCAGCGAGTACCGGGTCGAAGCCGACTTCGTGCTCGATGCCAGCGGCTATGGCCGAGTCCTGCCGCGCCTGCTGGACCTTGAGGCACCGTCGAACTTCCCGGTGCGCCAGGCCGTGTTCACCCATATTGAAGATCGCATCGACGCGGCGACTTTCGACCGCGAAAAAATCCTCATCACCACCCATCCGAGCAAGCGCGACGTGTGGTTCTGGACCATTCCGTTCAGCGGCGGGCGTTGCTCGGTGGGCGTGGTCGCCGCCGCGGAACATTTCGCTGGCCGCACCGACGACCTCGATGCCTGCCTGCGCGGCTTCATCGACGAAACCCCAAGCCTGGCCGGCGTGCTGCGCAACGCCGTGTGGGACACCCCGGCGCGGACCATCGGCGGCTACTCGGCCAACGTCAAGACCCTGCATGGTCCTGGCTTCGCCCTGCTGGGCAACGCCGCGGAATTCCTCGACCCGGTATTCTCCTCCGGCGTGACCATCGCCATGCGTTCGGCGAGCATGGCCGCCGACGTACTCCACCGTCAGTTGCAAGGCCAAAGCGTGGACTGGCAAAGCGAGTTCGCCGAACCCCTCAAGCGCGGCGTCGACACCTTCCGCTGCTATGTCGAGGGCTGGTACGCCGGCACCTTCCAGGACGTGATTTTCTATACCGAAGGTTCGGACGACATCCGTCGCATGATCAGCTCGATCCTGGCCGGCTACGCCTGGGATCAGCGCAACCCGTTCGTCAGCGAACCCAAGCGGCGCCTGCGCATGCTTTCGGAAATCTGTGCGAGCCCGGCACCATGA
- a CDS encoding MMPL family transporter: MILPSERMLPRLFLVLLLAVLALAGWQWRNGAPLSANLMELVPGTSPDALELIAEQRMQEPLNREVLVLVGHTDRQQAIALAQTLGEQWQASGLFDKVQWTLQADLPALRTQLLNGRLAMLSAADRQQLIEQPQAFIQQRVQALFDPFSGFSLVPNQDDWLGLTGRIQNSQPQRGAIKFDIGSGALVADADGKSWVMLRARAQGNAFDMNLPLQVAELLRRSRDQAGQAQGQLLAASGLLYAASGQQQASREITWVGGGATVGILLLLLLAFRRLRVWLAFVPVLVGMLFGAVACVALFGRMHVMTLVLGSSLIGVAVDYPLHYLSKSWSLKPWRSWPALRLTLPGLSLSLATTCIGYLALAWTPFPALTQIAIFSAAGLVGAYLTAVCLLPALLKGADLRPAQWPLRLCECLLQTRQALLARVPTPVLLVLLLSFCAGGLWHLTTKNDIRQWIGTPQHLTDEARDIARITGFQPTSQFFLIRAGDQAQLLERQTALNERLDQLIGLEKLQGYLSLNQLVSPPAEQQKVREALARLPAFWQPLLDLGVPVAALQTELAQLQALPVEDIDAALTGPLAEPYRTLWLGPTEQGVAAMISLQGLNDAALLRVQAVDLPGVQLVDRLGDLNRVFAATQVSAAELKLASCVLIVLVLIWPFGVGGALRIVALPLLAALCSLASLGWLGQPLTLFSLFGLLLVTAIGVDYAILMREQIGGAAVSLLGTFLAAVTTWLSFGLLALSSTPAVSNFGLAVSLGLAFSFMLAPWAGHQAHAAAVAEPAP; the protein is encoded by the coding sequence ATGATTTTGCCGAGTGAACGGATGCTGCCCCGGCTGTTCCTGGTCCTGCTGCTGGCAGTGCTGGCGCTCGCCGGTTGGCAATGGCGCAATGGCGCACCGCTGTCGGCCAATCTCATGGAGCTGGTGCCGGGCACGTCGCCCGATGCCCTGGAGCTGATCGCCGAGCAACGCATGCAGGAGCCGCTCAATCGTGAAGTGCTGGTGTTGGTCGGCCACACCGACCGCCAGCAAGCCATCGCCCTGGCACAGACCCTGGGTGAGCAATGGCAGGCCAGCGGCCTGTTCGACAAGGTCCAGTGGACGTTGCAGGCCGACTTGCCGGCGCTGCGCACGCAATTGCTCAACGGGCGGTTGGCGATGCTCTCGGCGGCGGACCGCCAGCAATTGATCGAGCAGCCCCAAGCGTTTATCCAACAACGGGTGCAGGCCCTGTTCGACCCATTCAGCGGCTTCAGCCTGGTGCCGAACCAGGACGACTGGCTGGGCCTGACCGGGCGCATCCAGAACAGCCAGCCACAACGCGGCGCGATCAAATTCGATATTGGCAGCGGTGCGTTGGTCGCCGATGCCGACGGTAAGAGCTGGGTGATGCTGCGGGCTCGCGCCCAGGGCAACGCCTTCGACATGAACCTGCCGTTGCAAGTGGCCGAACTGCTGCGGCGCAGCCGCGACCAGGCGGGCCAGGCCCAAGGGCAACTGCTGGCGGCCAGCGGCCTGCTGTACGCCGCCAGCGGCCAGCAACAGGCCTCGCGGGAAATCACCTGGGTCGGCGGCGGCGCGACGGTAGGCATCTTACTGCTGTTGTTACTGGCCTTCCGGCGTTTGCGCGTGTGGCTGGCGTTCGTGCCAGTGCTGGTGGGCATGCTGTTCGGCGCGGTGGCGTGCGTGGCCTTGTTCGGGCGCATGCATGTGATGACCCTGGTCCTGGGTTCCAGCCTGATCGGCGTCGCGGTGGACTACCCGCTGCACTACCTGTCCAAAAGCTGGAGCCTCAAGCCCTGGCGCAGCTGGCCGGCCTTGCGCCTGACTCTGCCGGGGCTGAGCCTGAGCCTGGCGACCACCTGCATCGGCTACCTGGCCCTGGCCTGGACGCCGTTCCCGGCCCTGACCCAGATCGCGATATTTTCCGCCGCCGGGCTGGTAGGCGCCTACTTGACCGCCGTCTGCCTGCTGCCAGCGTTGCTCAAGGGTGCCGATTTGCGTCCGGCCCAGTGGCCGCTGCGGCTGTGCGAATGCCTGCTCCAGACCCGCCAGGCGCTGTTGGCGCGGGTGCCCACGCCAGTGCTGCTGGTGTTGCTGCTGAGTTTTTGCGCAGGCGGCCTCTGGCACCTGACCACCAAAAACGACATTCGCCAGTGGATCGGCACGCCCCAGCACCTTACCGACGAAGCCCGCGACATCGCGCGCATCACCGGCTTCCAGCCCACCAGCCAGTTCTTCCTGATCCGCGCCGGCGACCAGGCACAACTGCTGGAGCGCCAGACCGCCCTCAACGAACGGCTGGATCAGTTGATCGGCCTGGAGAAACTCCAGGGCTACCTGTCGCTTAACCAACTGGTCAGCCCACCCGCCGAACAGCAGAAAGTGCGTGAGGCCCTGGCCCGCCTGCCAGCCTTCTGGCAACCGCTGCTGGACCTGGGCGTGCCGGTCGCCGCGCTGCAAACGGAGCTGGCGCAACTGCAAGCCTTGCCGGTGGAAGACATCGATGCAGCGTTGACCGGCCCCTTGGCCGAGCCCTATCGCACACTCTGGCTCGGCCCGACAGAACAAGGCGTGGCCGCCATGATCAGCCTGCAAGGCTTGAACGATGCCGCGCTGCTGCGGGTGCAGGCGGTGGATTTGCCAGGCGTGCAACTGGTGGATCGCCTGGGCGACCTGAACCGGGTCTTCGCCGCCACGCAGGTCAGCGCCGCCGAGTTGAAACTGGCCTCCTGCGTGCTGATTGTGCTGGTGCTGATCTGGCCGTTTGGCGTCGGCGGCGCCTTGCGCATCGTGGCACTGCCGCTGCTGGCTGCGCTGTGCAGCCTGGCGAGCCTCGGCTGGCTGGGGCAGCCACTGACCTTGTTCAGCCTGTTCGGCCTGTTGCTGGTGACGGCCATCGGCGTCGACTACGCGATCCTGATGCGCGAGCAGATCGGCGGTGCCGCCGTGAGCCTGCTGGGCACGTTCCTGGCGGCGGTCACCACCTGGCTGTCGTTCGGCCTGCTGGCGCTGTCCAGCACCCCGGCGGTGAGTAACTTCGGCCTGGCAGTGAGCCTGGGGCTGGCCTTCAGCTTCATGCTGGCGCCGTGGGCCGGGCATCAGGCCCACGCGGCTGCCGTCGCGGAGCCCGCCCCATGA
- a CDS encoding sodium:proton antiporter, with amino-acid sequence MMTLLFWLMALGLFAVATRIGCRFGLIPIVSQLLLATFGLPLLMYFWIEPGWQLSGAQLVSPVWLKNLYSLAFALLLGHILSDVIDLRLDRQSVKIALPSFVVPFACGLATAFWLLPPQPWISSLAVGLLFAITAIPVLYLYLRHIDYPPAATRRLVQTAILIDLACWSLFGLAQGSLHLSSLLLPLACAGVPLLLRLLGLRQPLLYSGGFFALLVVAEHYRLNALIVGIGYLLCMAALKVPLRLPLDAAWMQGLQTYLAIPLILTFGIVQINVHSAMNSLDWVQLTALLLLPIASKLLGNWLGLGWAAAPFAGASRWRESVLLNIRGLSEIVFLNLLLQQQLISPALYFMLMLMGLIATLLPALAGFHRIPSIAVPARSSSANS; translated from the coding sequence ATGATGACCCTGCTGTTCTGGCTCATGGCCCTGGGCTTGTTCGCTGTCGCAACCCGCATAGGCTGTCGCTTCGGGTTGATCCCGATTGTCAGCCAGTTGTTGCTGGCGACCTTCGGCCTGCCCCTGCTGATGTATTTCTGGATCGAGCCGGGCTGGCAGCTCAGCGGCGCGCAACTGGTGTCGCCGGTGTGGCTGAAGAACCTCTACAGCCTCGCGTTCGCGCTGTTGCTGGGGCACATTCTCAGCGACGTGATCGACCTGCGCCTGGATCGCCAGAGCGTGAAGATCGCCCTGCCCAGCTTCGTCGTTCCGTTTGCCTGCGGCCTGGCGACAGCGTTCTGGCTGCTGCCGCCCCAACCCTGGATCAGTTCCCTGGCGGTGGGGCTGCTGTTTGCGATCACCGCGATCCCGGTGCTGTACCTGTACCTGCGTCACATCGACTATCCGCCCGCCGCCACACGGCGATTGGTGCAAACGGCGATCCTGATCGACCTGGCCTGCTGGAGCCTGTTCGGCCTGGCCCAGGGCAGCCTCCACTTGAGCAGCCTGTTGCTGCCGCTGGCCTGCGCCGGCGTGCCGCTGCTGTTGCGCCTGCTCGGCCTGCGCCAGCCGTTGCTGTACAGCGGCGGGTTCTTTGCGCTGTTGGTGGTGGCCGAGCACTACCGGCTCAATGCACTGATCGTCGGCATCGGCTATCTGCTGTGCATGGCCGCGCTCAAAGTGCCCTTGCGGCTACCGCTCGATGCCGCCTGGATGCAGGGTTTGCAGACGTACCTGGCGATCCCGCTGATCCTCACGTTCGGCATTGTGCAGATCAACGTCCACAGCGCCATGAACAGCCTCGACTGGGTGCAATTGACGGCGTTGCTGCTGTTGCCCATCGCCAGCAAACTGCTGGGCAACTGGCTGGGGCTGGGATGGGCCGCCGCTCCCTTCGCCGGCGCCAGTCGTTGGCGCGAAAGTGTCTTGCTGAATATTCGCGGCTTGAGTGAAATCGTCTTCCTCAATCTGCTCTTGCAACAACAGCTCATCAGCCCCGCGCTGTACTTCATGCTGATGCTGATGGGACTGATCGCGACATTGCTGCCGGCCTTGGCCGGTTTCCACCGTATTCCCTCGATTGCCGTCCCGGCCAGGAGCTCCAGTGCCAATAGTTGA
- a CDS encoding beta-ketoacyl-ACP synthase, protein MKRVVVTGMAGITSIGSDWETIAANFAANRSGIRRMDEWDRFSELNTRLAGPIDDFQVPAHWTRKQLRSMGRVSRLAVAAAEQALADAGLLGEESIKDGRMGVSCGSSTGSTDEIKAFGNMLLNSVAEGLNANSYVRMMPHTTAANISIFFGLTGRLIPTSSACTSGSHGIGYAYEAIKFGRLPLMLAGGAEELCPTEAMVFDALYATSLKNDAPQTSPRPYDKGRDGLVIGEGAGILVLEELEHALARGAKIHAEIVGFGSNADGQHATRPELSTMRRAMELALEDAGLEPSAIGYVNGHGTATEQGDIAETLATSSLFGEHMPISSQKSFLGHTLGACGALESWFSIEMMNRDLYVHTFNLDEVDPQCGKLDYLRNEFRPMSHEYVMNNNFAFGGVNTSLIFRRWR, encoded by the coding sequence ATGAAGCGCGTTGTCGTCACCGGCATGGCCGGTATCACCTCCATAGGCAGCGACTGGGAAACCATCGCCGCCAACTTCGCCGCCAATCGCAGCGGCATCCGGCGCATGGATGAGTGGGACCGCTTCAGCGAACTGAACACGCGGCTGGCCGGCCCCATCGACGACTTCCAGGTCCCGGCCCACTGGACCCGCAAGCAATTGCGCAGCATGGGCCGCGTCTCGCGCCTGGCGGTCGCCGCGGCGGAACAGGCCCTGGCCGACGCAGGCCTGTTGGGCGAGGAGTCGATCAAGGACGGGCGCATGGGCGTGTCCTGTGGCTCGTCCACCGGCAGCACCGACGAAATCAAGGCGTTCGGCAACATGCTGCTCAACAGCGTGGCCGAAGGGCTGAACGCCAACTCCTACGTGCGGATGATGCCGCACACCACGGCAGCCAACATCAGCATCTTCTTTGGGCTGACCGGGCGCCTGATCCCCACCTCCAGCGCCTGCACCAGCGGCAGCCACGGCATCGGCTATGCCTACGAGGCCATCAAGTTCGGGCGCCTGCCGCTGATGCTGGCCGGTGGTGCCGAAGAGCTGTGCCCGACCGAAGCGATGGTCTTCGATGCGCTGTACGCCACCAGCCTGAAAAACGATGCGCCGCAAACCAGCCCACGTCCCTACGACAAGGGCCGCGATGGCCTGGTGATCGGCGAAGGTGCCGGCATACTGGTACTCGAAGAACTGGAACACGCCCTGGCCCGTGGCGCAAAAATCCATGCCGAGATCGTCGGCTTTGGCAGCAACGCCGACGGCCAGCACGCCACCCGACCCGAACTGAGCACCATGCGCCGGGCCATGGAGCTGGCCCTGGAAGACGCCGGCCTCGAACCCTCGGCCATCGGCTACGTCAACGGCCACGGCACCGCGACTGAGCAGGGCGACATCGCCGAGACCCTGGCCACCAGCAGCCTGTTTGGCGAACACATGCCCATCAGCTCGCAAAAGAGCTTCCTCGGCCACACCCTGGGTGCCTGCGGGGCGCTGGAGTCCTGGTTCAGCATCGAAATGATGAATCGCGACCTGTACGTGCACACCTTCAACCTCGATGAGGTCGATCCCCAGTGCGGCAAGCTCGATTACCTGCGCAACGAATTCCGGCCGATGAGCCACGAATACGTGATGAACAACAACTTCGCCTTTGGTGGGGTCAACACCTCGCTGATCTTCCGCCGCTGGCGCTGA
- a CDS encoding DUF3261 domain-containing protein codes for MIRGLLIACVLLLSACASHAPLPARMPTLALPMQLHIERTMAGQRQDWLLVIQREDASIRWSMMDPLGIPAARQRLVAGQWQADGLLPPNAEARELFAALLFALTPEAELPDNYPAARQQASQRSLDSRWLVRYKQPLDFELSLPQGPRYRITPLTENAP; via the coding sequence ATGATCCGTGGCCTGCTGATCGCCTGTGTGTTGCTGCTCAGTGCCTGCGCCAGCCACGCGCCGCTGCCCGCGCGCATGCCGACCCTGGCGTTGCCGATGCAACTGCACATCGAGCGGACAATGGCCGGCCAACGCCAGGACTGGTTGCTGGTGATCCAGCGCGAAGACGCCAGCATCCGTTGGTCGATGATGGACCCGCTGGGCATTCCAGCGGCCCGTCAGCGCCTGGTCGCTGGCCAGTGGCAGGCCGACGGTCTGCTGCCGCCCAACGCCGAGGCCCGGGAGTTGTTCGCCGCGCTGCTGTTCGCCCTGACCCCCGAAGCCGAACTGCCCGACAACTACCCGGCCGCCCGGCAACAGGCGTCGCAACGGAGCCTCGATAGTCGCTGGCTGGTGCGCTACAAGCAGCCGCTGGATTTTGAACTGAGCCTGCCCCAAGGCCCCCGCTACCGCATCACACCGTTGACCGAGAACGCCCCATGA
- a CDS encoding hotdog family protein, with protein MIDWPLAELLPHAGDMILIDRILSFDDEQIHTHTTVKPGGLFNREDGALPAWVGIELMAQSVAAFAGCHARRRGDAVELGFLLGTRKFECNVDCFPVGAELSIHGVRSLEDDNGMGVFECHIHAPGIHATARLNVFRPPKAAHYLHEPSATGNPS; from the coding sequence ATGATTGACTGGCCGCTCGCCGAACTGCTGCCCCACGCAGGGGACATGATCCTCATCGACCGGATCCTGTCGTTCGATGACGAACAGATCCATACCCACACCACCGTCAAGCCTGGTGGTTTGTTCAACCGCGAAGACGGCGCGCTGCCGGCCTGGGTCGGCATCGAGCTGATGGCCCAGAGCGTCGCGGCGTTTGCCGGTTGCCATGCACGCCGGCGCGGCGATGCCGTGGAGCTGGGCTTTTTGCTCGGCACCCGCAAGTTCGAATGCAACGTCGACTGTTTTCCCGTCGGTGCCGAGCTGAGCATCCACGGCGTGCGCTCCCTGGAAGACGACAACGGCATGGGCGTGTTCGAATGCCACATCCACGCCCCCGGCATCCATGCCACGGCCCGGCTCAACGTTTTCCGTCCGCCCAAGGCCGCCCATTACCTTCATGAACCGTCCGCAACAGGAAACCCGTCATGA
- a CDS encoding acyl-CoA thioesterase produces the protein MRNQGVLHVDTQIVVPFFDVDSMNVVWHGHYVKYLEVARCALLDLIGHNYNDMLESGHAWPIIDLQLRYVRSAVFGQALTVRASLVEWENRLKINYLISDATTGERLTRASSVQVAVDLASREMLLASPRVFVQAVERKLP, from the coding sequence ATGCGTAACCAAGGTGTTTTGCACGTCGACACGCAGATCGTGGTGCCATTTTTCGATGTCGATTCGATGAACGTGGTCTGGCACGGCCACTACGTCAAATACCTGGAAGTGGCCCGCTGCGCCTTGCTCGACCTGATCGGCCACAACTACAACGACATGCTCGAATCCGGCCATGCGTGGCCGATCATCGACCTGCAACTGCGCTACGTGCGCAGCGCCGTGTTCGGCCAGGCGCTGACCGTGCGTGCCAGCCTGGTGGAATGGGAAAACCGACTGAAGATCAACTACCTGATCAGCGACGCCACCACAGGCGAACGCTTGACCCGCGCCAGTTCGGTACAAGTGGCCGTGGACCTCGCCAGTCGCGAAATGCTGTTGGCCTCGCCTCGGGTCTTTGTCCAAGCCGTTGAAAGGAAACTGCCATGA
- a CDS encoding class I SAM-dependent methyltransferase, with protein MSYLSDNYVEETRFGFWFLRSHTWQHHVLRVAINDLRSLFSTPLPANPVLLDAGCGQGKSFQYLRQVFAPQRLIGVDADPHSLDLSREEAARQGITVELIGSDCATLTVPDASVDLLFCHQTFHHLVEQEKALAEFYRVLKPGGYLMFAESTEAYIDTWVIRWLFRHPMHVQKSAAQYLEMIREQGFQFEARNVSYPYLWWSRAKDFGLLERFGLRRPKPFGEREETLVNVVARKPLEGAAG; from the coding sequence ATGAGCTACCTGAGTGACAACTACGTCGAAGAAACCCGCTTCGGCTTCTGGTTCCTGCGCAGCCACACCTGGCAGCACCATGTGTTGCGCGTAGCGATCAACGACCTGCGCAGCCTGTTCAGCACCCCGCTGCCGGCCAACCCGGTGCTGCTGGATGCCGGCTGCGGCCAGGGCAAATCATTCCAGTACCTGCGTCAGGTGTTTGCGCCGCAACGCCTGATCGGCGTGGATGCCGACCCCCACAGTCTGGATCTGAGCCGTGAGGAAGCCGCGCGCCAGGGCATCACCGTGGAGCTGATCGGCAGCGACTGCGCGACATTGACGGTGCCCGATGCCAGCGTCGACCTGCTGTTCTGCCACCAGACCTTCCATCACCTGGTGGAGCAGGAAAAGGCCCTCGCCGAGTTCTATCGCGTACTCAAGCCCGGCGGCTACTTGATGTTCGCCGAATCCACCGAAGCCTACATCGACACCTGGGTGATTCGCTGGCTGTTCCGCCATCCCATGCACGTGCAGAAAAGCGCCGCGCAATACCTGGAGATGATCCGCGAGCAGGGTTTCCAGTTCGAGGCCCGCAACGTGTCCTACCCGTACCTGTGGTGGAGCCGTGCCAAGGATTTCGGCCTGCTGGAACGCTTTGGCCTGCGTCGTCCCAAGCCATTTGGCGAGCGGGAGGAAACCCTGGTCAACGTAGTGGCTCGCAAACCTCTCGAAGGGGCTGCCGGATGA
- a CDS encoding outer membrane lipoprotein carrier protein LolA: MKRLSVWLLLCCLAPLAQAFDLQQLSDQLARPEVIHGQFIQEKHLRALPQPLTSKGRFVLAKKHGLLWLLQTPLQQDYRITPQGIARRDGNAWQMLPNKSAGAEQNRLFLAVLQGDSSGLLRDFELSLSGEPQQWELTLTPRSVLLKQVFNQINIDGGELVQRIELLETQGDSTVLRMQDSISTQPLSEAEQHDFAE; encoded by the coding sequence ATGAAGCGCCTGTCAGTCTGGCTGTTGCTGTGCTGCCTGGCGCCCCTGGCCCAGGCGTTCGACTTACAACAGCTGAGCGACCAACTGGCCCGCCCGGAAGTGATCCACGGGCAGTTCATCCAGGAAAAACACCTGCGCGCCCTGCCCCAGCCACTCACCAGCAAGGGACGCTTCGTGCTGGCGAAAAAACACGGCCTGCTGTGGCTGCTGCAAACCCCGCTGCAACAGGACTACCGCATCACCCCCCAGGGCATCGCCCGGCGGGACGGCAACGCCTGGCAGATGTTGCCGAACAAGAGCGCCGGGGCCGAGCAGAACCGCTTGTTCCTGGCGGTATTGCAGGGCGACAGCAGTGGCTTGCTGCGGGACTTCGAACTGAGCCTGTCGGGCGAGCCACAACAGTGGGAACTCACCCTGACCCCACGCTCGGTGCTGCTCAAGCAGGTCTTCAACCAGATCAACATCGACGGCGGCGAACTGGTGCAGCGCATCGAACTGCTGGAAACCCAGGGCGACAGCACCGTGCTGCGCATGCAGGACAGCATCAGCACGCAACCCTTGAGCGAAGCGGAGCAACATGATTTTGCCGAGTGA
- a CDS encoding beta-ketoacyl-[acyl-carrier-protein] synthase family protein has product MTAYLNALGVICALGRDRHSVARNLFAGDCSGVRIEDGWVAERALPVASVPGELAPIPPALAAQRSRNNQLLLEAGLQIRAEIDQTIQAYGHARIGIVLGTSTSGIDEASQGIAHYLREQRFPDGYDYQQQELSAPANFLSDWLGLSGPSYVISTACTSSARALMSARRLLDLGLCDAVLCGGVDSLCKLTLNGFSALEAVSSERCNPFSVNRSGINIGEAAVLFLMSKTPGDGPRIALLGDGASSDAHHISAPEPSGRGARQAMEKALHCAGLEASQIDYLNLHGTATQHNDAMESQAVAGLFPAGVPCSSTKPMTGHTLGAAGALEAAFCWLALSPQNSAQALPPHVWDGQADPALPALDWVTASTRLNPAIPRRLMSNSFAFGGNNVSLIIGDAP; this is encoded by the coding sequence ATGACCGCCTATTTGAATGCCCTCGGGGTGATCTGCGCCCTGGGCCGCGACAGACATAGCGTCGCGCGCAACCTGTTTGCCGGCGACTGCTCGGGCGTGCGCATCGAGGATGGCTGGGTGGCCGAACGCGCCTTGCCGGTCGCCTCGGTGCCGGGGGAACTCGCGCCCATCCCCCCTGCCCTTGCGGCGCAACGCAGCCGCAACAACCAACTGCTGCTGGAAGCCGGGTTGCAGATTCGCGCAGAGATCGACCAGACCATCCAGGCCTATGGTCATGCCCGTATCGGCATCGTCCTGGGCACCAGCACGTCGGGCATCGATGAGGCCAGCCAGGGCATCGCCCACTACCTGCGCGAACAACGCTTCCCCGATGGCTACGACTATCAGCAACAGGAACTCAGCGCGCCGGCCAATTTTCTTTCCGACTGGCTCGGCCTGAGCGGTCCGTCCTACGTGATCTCCACGGCCTGCACCTCCAGCGCCCGCGCCTTGATGAGTGCCCGACGCCTGCTGGACCTGGGCCTGTGCGATGCCGTGCTGTGCGGTGGCGTGGACAGCCTGTGCAAACTGACCCTCAACGGTTTTTCCGCACTGGAAGCGGTATCGAGCGAACGCTGCAATCCGTTTTCGGTGAACCGCAGCGGCATCAACATCGGCGAAGCGGCGGTGCTGTTCCTGATGAGCAAGACCCCGGGAGACGGCCCCAGGATCGCCCTGCTGGGCGACGGCGCCAGCTCCGATGCCCATCATATTTCCGCCCCCGAGCCCAGCGGTCGCGGCGCCCGCCAGGCCATGGAAAAAGCCCTGCATTGCGCGGGCCTCGAAGCCAGCCAGATCGACTACCTGAACCTGCACGGCACCGCCACGCAGCACAACGACGCCATGGAGAGCCAGGCCGTGGCCGGGCTGTTCCCGGCGGGTGTGCCCTGCTCGTCCACCAAGCCCATGACCGGCCATACCCTCGGCGCGGCCGGGGCGCTGGAAGCGGCGTTCTGCTGGCTGGCCCTGAGCCCCCAAAACAGCGCCCAGGCCCTGCCACCGCATGTCTGGGACGGCCAGGCCGATCCTGCGTTGCCGGCGCTGGACTGGGTCACCGCCAGCACCCGCCTGAACCCGGCCATCCCGCGCCGCCTGATGAGCAATTCATTTGCCTTCGGCGGCAACAACGTCAGCCTGATTATCGGAGACGCCCCATGA